In Schistocerca piceifrons isolate TAMUIC-IGC-003096 chromosome 9, iqSchPice1.1, whole genome shotgun sequence, the following proteins share a genomic window:
- the LOC124717068 gene encoding 40S ribosomal protein S12, mitochondrial produces the protein MNFVVGGINSLRSVAAPLLSGAVKTCSRSMASLQQMHRTGPHFKTRPPRQPLDGKPFAKGVVLKTLIKKPKKPNSANRKCVLVRLSTGKEMVAYVPGEGHNLQEHNIVLCRVGRLQDVPGVKIKCVRGKYDLSHVLKK, from the exons ATGAACTTCGTTGTTGGCGGTATCAACAGCTTGCGATCTGTCGCAGCACCACTGTTATCCG GTGCAGTTAAAACCTGCTCAAGATCGATGGCAAGTCTGCAGCAGATGCACAGGACAGGACCTCATTTTAAAACACGACCACCTCGGCAGCCATTGGACGGAAAACCATTTGCAAAGGGtgttgtgttgaagacactcatcaagAAACCAAAGAAACCTAACTCAGCAAACAGAAAGTGTGTCCTTGTACGATTATCTACAG GGAAAGAGATGGTTGCGTATGTGCCAGGAGAAGGACACAATCTGCAGGAGCACAATATAGTCCTCTGCAGAGTTGGCCGGCTCCAGGATGTTCCCGGAGTGAAGATCAAATGTGTCAGGGGCAAATACGACCTGTCACATGTATTGAAGAAATAA